One Candidatus Korarchaeum sp. genomic region harbors:
- the serS gene encoding serine--tRNA ligase yields the protein MSWSVLEALRKDPEVLRENLRRRFLPLDTLERALELDRRWREAVTELNSLRERRNEVNRAIPRANPEERESLIRTAKELGERIEELEKLVEELSNERDAILLSMPAIIDESVPIGPDDSYNKPLRFWGRPKVPRSKLDLFERETSGFNIDYELIEWEPVGHADELELVLKQVDTLKAGQLAGSRFFYIFKDIFWLEQALILFALDKITRKGFIPVIPPYMMRRDYYLGVVDLPTFEDSIYKVEGEDLYLIATSEHPLIAMHAGDTFVEEELPRLYVGLSPCFRKEAGTHGKDTKGIFRVHQFTKVEQIVFSKPEESSYWHERLIENAEEIYRDLEVPYRVVSIASGDLGASAAKKYDLEGWFPAQGRYRELVSCSNCVDWQSYRLRIKLDRKGRREFVHTLNSTALATTRTISAIIENHQREDGSVRIPRALRRYLELFEEAPKDEILPLKEKILKD from the coding sequence CTGAGCTGGTCCGTGCTAGAGGCCCTGAGGAAGGACCCCGAGGTACTGAGGGAGAACCTCAGGAGGAGATTCCTCCCACTGGATACCCTTGAGAGAGCGCTAGAGCTAGATAGGAGGTGGAGGGAAGCAGTAACAGAGCTAAATTCCCTCAGAGAGAGGAGAAATGAGGTGAACAGGGCTATTCCGAGGGCTAATCCTGAGGAGAGGGAGAGCCTGATAAGAACGGCTAAGGAGTTAGGGGAGAGGATAGAGGAGCTCGAGAAGCTAGTGGAGGAGCTATCTAACGAGAGGGATGCGATCCTACTTTCTATGCCGGCGATAATAGACGAGAGCGTACCTATAGGTCCCGATGATAGCTACAACAAGCCGTTGAGGTTCTGGGGGAGGCCAAAGGTACCTAGGAGCAAGTTGGATCTATTCGAGCGGGAGACCAGCGGCTTCAACATCGATTACGAGCTGATAGAATGGGAGCCAGTGGGTCACGCTGATGAGCTCGAGCTGGTCCTTAAGCAAGTTGATACGCTGAAAGCAGGTCAATTGGCCGGGAGCAGGTTCTTCTACATCTTCAAGGACATCTTCTGGCTGGAGCAAGCTCTCATACTCTTCGCTCTTGATAAGATAACCAGGAAGGGCTTCATCCCAGTGATACCCCCTTACATGATGAGGAGGGACTACTATTTGGGCGTAGTGGACCTGCCTACCTTCGAGGACAGCATATACAAGGTGGAGGGGGAAGACCTCTACCTGATCGCCACTTCGGAGCACCCACTGATAGCGATGCATGCCGGCGATACCTTCGTGGAGGAGGAGTTGCCGAGGCTCTACGTCGGCTTGAGCCCCTGCTTCAGGAAGGAAGCCGGTACTCACGGGAAGGACACTAAGGGGATATTCAGGGTCCATCAGTTCACTAAGGTGGAGCAGATAGTTTTCTCTAAGCCTGAGGAGAGTTCTTACTGGCATGAGAGACTCATAGAGAATGCTGAGGAGATCTACAGGGATCTGGAGGTACCCTACAGGGTGGTTAGCATAGCCTCCGGAGACTTAGGGGCTAGTGCAGCTAAGAAATACGACTTAGAGGGCTGGTTCCCAGCTCAGGGGAGGTACAGGGAACTGGTTAGCTGTAGTAACTGCGTGGATTGGCAGAGTTACAGGCTGAGGATAAAGCTCGATAGGAAGGGGAGGAGGGAGTTCGTCCACACACTCAATAGCACCGCCTTAGCTACGACCAGGACCATAAGCGCCATAATAGAGAACCACCAGAGGGAGGACGGCAGCGTCAGAATACCTAGGGCCCTCAGGAGGTACTTGGAGTTGTTCGAGGAGGCCCCCAAGGACGAGATATTACCTTTGAAGGAAAAAATATTAAAGGATTAG
- a CDS encoding transglutaminase-like domain-containing protein: MWKVASLVALLILILPMSGALVEVRAFDDIRVLIISNESDLNSSELLTAWLSDKRIPHEVSDRPMPGFSFYIVLGGPKARVTGQLALKYIPERERFLLLNQKGYWTFHVTTEGRSTFVLIAGSTRKETFEATEILIERGILDFIVSEGSGLNVPYGKGPSQRRDFKWSFPPISGKEFSLSVDIPEELVDFYRVKPRMRVAELSSENGSLIFTWYLMMRTPHDDELLERMKNELIGIAEKNGIKGYDRVWFIASFVQHLKYSLANEYSPTGDHPSYPVETLFDGRGDCEDLSMLLISLLREAGFDSILLVMPGHAAVAVAMPPDWVKLPRVKASIERLGGVEVALVDLLDLWDMLRKGEVPFALEFRLGNRSYFYLESTGFFRPGELPNILHLAESIRWPYRNFPIFLVRDEGSPVPLIYDYLFLSRKVDSGYLITVIVKIKNAGDGEARGLRLESQIYPGSKVEVGGTDAKLRRLGELAGVRVSESESHSSLILGPMGPRGLSIHSFTFHTPSPTVGARLSLYLGSSEVDFLRIRPFNP, from the coding sequence ATGTGGAAGGTGGCATCCCTCGTAGCATTGTTAATCCTGATTTTACCGATGAGCGGAGCTCTAGTTGAGGTTCGGGCTTTCGACGATATCAGAGTCCTAATAATATCCAATGAGAGTGACCTGAATTCCTCTGAACTCCTGACCGCTTGGTTGAGTGACAAGCGGATCCCTCATGAGGTCTCAGATCGTCCGATGCCGGGCTTCAGTTTCTACATCGTCTTAGGAGGACCCAAAGCCAGGGTGACGGGTCAGCTCGCTCTCAAGTACATCCCCGAGAGGGAGAGGTTCCTCCTGCTCAATCAAAAGGGTTATTGGACCTTCCACGTCACGACGGAAGGGAGGAGCACTTTCGTCCTCATCGCCGGTAGCACTAGGAAGGAGACGTTTGAGGCCACGGAGATCCTAATAGAGCGCGGGATACTGGATTTCATCGTGTCGGAGGGGAGTGGGTTGAACGTACCTTACGGAAAAGGTCCCTCTCAGAGAAGGGATTTCAAGTGGAGCTTTCCTCCCATATCAGGAAAGGAGTTCAGCTTATCCGTCGATATACCTGAGGAGTTAGTTGATTTTTACAGGGTGAAGCCGAGGATGCGTGTAGCTGAGCTCAGTTCGGAGAACGGTTCCCTGATCTTCACCTGGTACCTCATGATGAGGACTCCTCACGACGACGAACTGCTCGAGAGGATGAAGAACGAGTTGATCGGGATAGCTGAGAAGAACGGTATTAAGGGTTACGACAGGGTCTGGTTCATCGCTTCCTTCGTTCAGCACCTGAAGTACTCCTTAGCGAACGAGTACTCCCCTACGGGAGATCATCCCAGTTATCCGGTGGAGACCCTGTTCGATGGTAGGGGGGATTGCGAGGATCTCTCGATGTTACTCATCTCCCTCCTCAGGGAAGCCGGTTTCGACTCGATCCTCCTGGTGATGCCCGGACATGCGGCCGTAGCGGTGGCCATGCCCCCAGATTGGGTGAAGCTCCCGAGGGTGAAGGCGAGTATCGAGCGTTTAGGAGGGGTCGAAGTGGCCCTGGTGGACCTCTTGGACCTCTGGGATATGTTGAGAAAAGGAGAAGTGCCTTTCGCCCTGGAGTTCAGATTGGGAAATAGGAGCTACTTCTACTTGGAGAGCACGGGGTTCTTCAGGCCCGGGGAACTTCCCAATATACTTCACTTGGCTGAGAGTATAAGGTGGCCTTACAGGAACTTCCCGATCTTCCTAGTGCGTGATGAAGGTTCACCAGTTCCTCTTATCTACGATTACCTCTTCCTCTCCAGGAAGGTGGACTCAGGTTACCTGATCACCGTGATCGTGAAGATCAAGAACGCGGGTGACGGGGAAGCTAGGGGACTGCGGTTGGAGTCTCAGATCTACCCCGGGAGCAAGGTCGAGGTGGGGGGAACCGACGCCAAACTCAGGAGGTTGGGCGAGCTCGCCGGTGTCAGGGTGAGTGAGAGCGAGTCCCATTCGTCGCTCATCCTAGGTCCGATGGGTCCGAGGGGCTTATCGATTCACTCCTTCACGTTCCACACGCCCTCCCCTACGGTCGGCGCTAGACTCTCGCTTTATCTCGGGAGCTCGGAAGTTGACTTCCTCAGGATAAGGCCATTCAATCCTTAG
- the cysS gene encoding cysteine--tRNA ligase encodes MIDFADLIVFNTLSRRLEPFEPLVGKRVFMFVCGPTVYDYSHLGHARTYVFYDTLARFLRRLGYSLFYLQNITDVDDKIVNRAKEEGRHPIELAREFENYYYEDMRALNVTSVNLYARASDYIKEIFEQIEGLLKKGHAYMTETGVYFDITTFPDYGKLSGQRPEELRVHRIEPDPTKRNPGDFALWRNRPREEFGWDSPWGYGRPGWHIEDTAISIKHFGKQYDIHGGAIELSFPHHEAEIAQAESLTGEKPFVKYWIHTGLLTVEGEKMSKSLGNFVTIREALERYDANVLRLFLLSRHYRSPIDFKWEYLEQAKGSYERIVNCLENFKELDLGESSEEKSFLDRIRGRRNEFYRRMMDDLNTAEAISELHEIVREVNAYSEREGKISEGGKAEVLATFSELLDILGLSIREGPEGSALNALVSLILGIREDLRRRRDYDLADEIRAKMREIGFEVQDTPRGVKWRFLGRS; translated from the coding sequence GTGATCGACTTTGCTGACCTGATCGTCTTCAACACCCTCTCGAGGAGACTCGAGCCATTTGAACCCCTCGTCGGTAAGCGGGTCTTCATGTTCGTCTGCGGCCCAACTGTCTATGACTACTCACACCTGGGGCACGCTAGGACCTACGTCTTCTACGATACACTCGCTAGGTTCCTCAGGAGGCTGGGATACTCATTGTTTTACCTACAGAACATAACCGACGTCGATGATAAGATAGTGAACAGGGCTAAGGAGGAGGGTAGGCACCCGATCGAGCTAGCTAGGGAGTTTGAGAACTACTACTACGAGGACATGAGGGCCCTCAACGTGACTAGCGTGAACCTCTACGCCAGAGCCTCTGACTACATCAAGGAGATATTCGAGCAGATAGAGGGCCTCCTCAAGAAGGGTCACGCTTACATGACCGAGACGGGGGTCTACTTCGATATAACCACTTTCCCGGACTACGGGAAGCTCTCGGGTCAGAGGCCGGAGGAACTGAGGGTTCACAGGATAGAGCCCGATCCTACCAAGAGGAACCCAGGGGACTTCGCCCTCTGGAGGAACAGGCCTAGGGAGGAGTTCGGATGGGACTCCCCTTGGGGATACGGTAGGCCCGGTTGGCACATTGAGGACACGGCTATCTCGATAAAGCACTTCGGTAAGCAGTACGATATACACGGAGGCGCTATAGAGCTCTCATTCCCGCATCACGAGGCTGAGATAGCCCAAGCCGAGAGCCTCACGGGGGAGAAGCCGTTCGTCAAGTACTGGATCCACACTGGCCTGCTCACCGTCGAGGGAGAGAAGATGTCAAAATCGCTGGGTAATTTCGTCACGATAAGGGAGGCCTTGGAGAGGTACGATGCCAACGTGCTTAGGCTATTCCTCCTCTCGAGGCATTACAGATCCCCGATAGACTTCAAGTGGGAGTACCTGGAGCAAGCAAAGGGAAGCTATGAGAGGATAGTTAACTGCTTGGAAAACTTCAAGGAGCTCGATCTCGGTGAGAGTAGCGAAGAGAAAAGCTTCCTGGATAGGATCAGAGGTAGGAGGAATGAGTTCTACAGGAGGATGATGGACGACCTGAACACGGCTGAGGCCATAAGCGAGCTTCATGAGATCGTCAGGGAGGTGAACGCTTACTCGGAGAGAGAGGGAAAGATCAGTGAGGGAGGTAAAGCTGAGGTCTTAGCTACCTTCTCAGAGCTCCTCGACATACTGGGGTTGAGTATCAGAGAAGGCCCGGAGGGGAGCGCTCTGAACGCGCTGGTCTCCCTGATACTTGGCATAAGGGAGGACCTCAGGAGGAGGAGGGATTACGATCTAGCTGATGAGATAAGAGCTAAAATGAGAGAAATTGGCTTCGAAGTTCAGGACACTCCGAGAGGTGTGAAGTGGAGGTTCCTAGGGAGATCCTGA
- a CDS encoding SagB/ThcOx family dehydrogenase: MRYPGPAESSAMSLMFLTLTLSILLLTGAVSLREVGKGREALNRVDLPEPKLRGEMSVEEAISKRRSIREYKEVPLTLSELGQLLWAAQGITLPSRGFRTAPSAGATYPLELYVSVKEGGVEGLPAGIYHYDPFTHSLTLHKEGDFSLEIYRAALNQEWVREAPVCIVITADFSRTTSRYGARGERYVYMEAGHVGQNIYLQATALGLGTVAVGAFYDDQLKSVVGCDEYPVYLFPVGRR, encoded by the coding sequence GTGAGATACCCAGGCCCTGCTGAGAGCTCCGCCATGTCCCTCATGTTCTTAACCTTAACGCTAAGCATCCTGCTCCTAACGGGTGCCGTGAGCTTGAGGGAGGTGGGGAAGGGGAGGGAAGCTCTCAATAGGGTGGATCTCCCCGAACCAAAGCTGAGGGGGGAGATGTCCGTAGAGGAAGCGATCAGTAAGAGGAGATCGATAAGGGAATATAAGGAAGTTCCGCTGACTCTGTCTGAGCTAGGACAACTCCTCTGGGCAGCTCAAGGGATAACTCTACCTTCGAGAGGCTTCAGAACAGCTCCCAGCGCAGGAGCAACCTACCCGCTTGAGCTTTACGTCTCCGTCAAGGAGGGGGGTGTTGAGGGGCTCCCAGCGGGCATATACCACTACGATCCCTTCACGCACTCCCTCACGCTACATAAGGAGGGTGACTTCTCGCTGGAGATCTACAGGGCAGCGCTGAATCAGGAGTGGGTGAGGGAAGCGCCAGTCTGCATAGTGATAACAGCTGACTTCAGCAGGACGACCTCCCGATACGGCGCGAGAGGGGAGAGGTACGTCTACATGGAAGCGGGCCACGTGGGTCAGAACATATACTTGCAAGCTACAGCGCTAGGGCTGGGCACGGTAGCTGTGGGGGCCTTCTACGATGACCAACTCAAATCCGTGGTGGGGTGCGACGAGTACCCCGTATACCTCTTTCCGGTGGGGAGAAGATGA
- a CDS encoding NADP-dependent malic enzyme produces the protein MPQHKPTVEELLKKAEKPSKLAVPYHQFYEGKVQVMPKCAIRTLDDFSIWYTPGVAAACREIKSDPDKSFFLTNRWNYVAVVSDGTRVLGLGNIGPEAGLPVMEGKALLFKYLGGVDAFPLVVRAHDPDDMIRLLEWVEPNFGGINLEDIEKPKCYYVLEEARRRLQIPVWHDDQQGTATVTYAGLVNAFKLVGKKMRDSKIVLYGAGAANVRTAIVLITAGVPPGNIVLIDTVGPLYRDRPDIEQMKVEDRWKYDLAMKTNKENNKTIEEAFKGADAVVGASKPGPGVIKQEWIKLMNSDPIVFACANPIPEIWPWEAKEAGAKIVATGRSDFPNQVNNSLSFPAIFRGVLDVRAKTVTDEMCIAAGDALAKFAEEKGLREDYILPTMDDWEVYPIEAVAAAEQSIKQGVARRILSREELYERAVNIIRNAREAAKLLLERGLISSPPPEEDVLRSYGP, from the coding sequence ATGCCCCAGCATAAGCCCACTGTTGAGGAGCTCCTCAAGAAGGCGGAGAAGCCATCTAAGTTAGCAGTCCCCTATCATCAGTTTTACGAGGGGAAGGTTCAGGTAATGCCCAAATGCGCGATAAGGACCTTAGATGACTTCTCGATATGGTATACCCCCGGGGTGGCTGCTGCGTGCAGGGAGATAAAGAGCGACCCCGATAAGTCATTCTTCCTCACCAATAGGTGGAACTACGTAGCTGTTGTAAGCGATGGGACCAGGGTCCTGGGATTGGGTAACATAGGACCCGAGGCGGGTCTCCCCGTAATGGAGGGTAAGGCCCTCCTATTCAAGTACTTAGGCGGTGTTGACGCCTTCCCTCTCGTAGTTAGAGCTCACGATCCGGATGACATGATAAGGTTATTGGAGTGGGTGGAGCCCAACTTCGGGGGGATCAACTTAGAGGATATAGAGAAGCCCAAGTGTTATTACGTGCTCGAGGAAGCTAGGAGGAGACTTCAGATACCGGTTTGGCATGACGATCAGCAAGGAACTGCTACCGTAACCTACGCAGGGTTAGTTAACGCTTTCAAGCTCGTGGGCAAGAAGATGAGGGATTCCAAGATAGTGCTTTACGGAGCTGGTGCAGCCAACGTGAGGACTGCCATAGTACTCATAACGGCCGGAGTGCCGCCCGGCAATATAGTGCTTATAGATACCGTGGGTCCGCTCTACAGGGACAGGCCGGATATAGAGCAGATGAAGGTCGAGGATAGGTGGAAGTACGACTTGGCTATGAAGACTAACAAGGAGAACAACAAGACTATAGAGGAAGCGTTCAAGGGAGCTGATGCGGTAGTAGGAGCTAGTAAGCCGGGGCCTGGAGTGATAAAGCAGGAGTGGATAAAGTTGATGAACAGCGATCCGATAGTCTTCGCTTGCGCCAATCCCATACCCGAGATATGGCCCTGGGAGGCGAAGGAGGCTGGAGCTAAGATAGTGGCTACGGGCAGGAGCGACTTCCCGAACCAGGTGAACAACAGCCTGTCCTTCCCAGCCATCTTCAGGGGAGTACTGGACGTGAGGGCTAAGACCGTCACAGATGAGATGTGCATAGCCGCTGGGGATGCGCTGGCTAAGTTCGCTGAGGAGAAGGGGCTGCGTGAGGACTACATACTGCCGACGATGGATGACTGGGAGGTCTACCCGATAGAGGCTGTCGCAGCGGCTGAGCAGTCGATAAAGCAGGGAGTCGCCAGGAGGATCCTCAGCAGAGAGGAGCTCTACGAGAGAGCTGTGAATATAATCAGGAACGCAAGAGAAGCTGCGAAGCTCCTACTGGAGAGGGGACTCATCTCCTCTCCCCCGCCCGAGGAGGACGTCCTGAGGAGCTACGGCCCCTAA
- a CDS encoding DUF4430 domain-containing protein — translation MGMGERTLKLLATLFLIWALVATFLYLQRSPAPQVSEKIVRVNLGIKYKNGTIEWHNSTSLKEGSTLLDATSKVAVLNYTKYSMGCFVDSINGVRNEHPYYWIWWYWEETAGWTLGPVAADKYVLSDGEVVMWFYEDTTQWPPQRP, via the coding sequence ATGGGTATGGGAGAGAGGACCCTCAAGCTTCTAGCTACCCTGTTCCTGATCTGGGCGTTGGTAGCGACCTTCCTCTACCTCCAGCGATCACCCGCACCTCAGGTGAGCGAGAAGATCGTGAGAGTCAACTTAGGGATTAAGTATAAGAACGGAACGATTGAGTGGCATAACTCGACCTCTCTGAAGGAAGGTAGCACTCTGCTCGACGCTACTAGCAAGGTCGCGGTCCTGAATTACACGAAGTATTCCATGGGCTGTTTCGTGGACTCGATAAACGGTGTGAGAAACGAACATCCCTACTACTGGATCTGGTGGTACTGGGAGGAGACCGCGGGATGGACGCTGGGTCCCGTGGCTGCCGATAAGTACGTGCTCTCGGACGGTGAGGTGGTGATGTGGTTCTACGAGGACACTACCCAGTGGCCACCTCAGAGGCCTTAG
- a CDS encoding sodium-translocating pyrophosphatase gives MKVLWEAIIAASTVSGILIALLLRYVIARMNPGNERMVRISQAIRRGSKAYLHRQYKVILSVMIVIGAFVYILDLIQNGGIPYVSASFMLGTIASLLAGYVSMDAATITNTRVAQAARESKERPLVVAYLGGLVLGLMVVSMSLAGVAGMFFLYWWLNGWSGVERVPTLVMGFGFGASLAALFAQLGGGIYTKAADVGADLVGKVEAGIPEDDPRNPAVIADNVGDNVGDCAGRGADLFESISAENIGSMIIGAALYLLTGNIYFIFFPLVARAMGIVGTLVGSLFIKPRGGEMPVAAMRRALIASVITTAVLFYFITSWFGKGHEYLYLASLLGMAAALIIELAIEYYTEAHRPVLEIVRSTETGPATTILSGLSVGMEAPAIPVISVLAALGASYYLGGVYGQLNGIPAHFAGIYGTVAATIGMLSLTGIILAMDGYGPIADNASGIIEMAGIEEEVGSEVKDILDAAGNTTKSLAKGFAMGSAAMASLLLFQAYVDVVRIEDFNLMQPVTLVGLLAGAILPFFFSSRAIRAVGNTAWEMIREVRRQFREIPGILEGKNEPDYARCVDISTRAAQKEMIVPSLVSLVAPIVVGILLGPVSLGGFQIGVTAAGVMLAFLMNTGGAAWDNAKKYIERSGRKGTEEHKASVIGDTVGDPLKDTAGPSLHVLLKLVNNVSIVMGSAIVLYSLYLLG, from the coding sequence ATGAAGGTGCTCTGGGAAGCGATAATCGCGGCATCGACGGTCTCAGGCATCTTAATCGCCCTGCTCCTGAGGTACGTCATAGCGAGGATGAATCCGGGAAACGAGAGGATGGTGAGGATAAGCCAAGCGATAAGGAGGGGATCCAAGGCCTACTTACACAGGCAGTACAAGGTGATACTGTCTGTCATGATCGTCATAGGCGCTTTCGTTTACATACTGGATCTAATCCAGAACGGGGGGATCCCCTACGTGTCAGCCTCCTTCATGCTAGGTACCATAGCCTCACTGTTGGCTGGTTACGTCTCGATGGACGCAGCCACGATCACTAACACCAGAGTAGCTCAAGCGGCGAGGGAGAGCAAGGAAAGGCCTCTCGTCGTGGCCTACCTAGGTGGGCTCGTCCTCGGGCTCATGGTAGTCTCCATGAGTTTAGCTGGGGTAGCGGGCATGTTCTTCCTCTACTGGTGGCTGAACGGGTGGAGCGGTGTTGAGAGGGTACCCACGTTGGTGATGGGCTTCGGCTTCGGAGCTAGCCTCGCCGCCCTCTTCGCACAGCTGGGCGGTGGGATCTACACGAAGGCGGCTGACGTAGGGGCTGACCTGGTAGGTAAGGTTGAGGCGGGCATACCCGAGGATGATCCGAGGAACCCCGCTGTGATAGCCGATAACGTGGGTGATAACGTCGGGGATTGCGCGGGTAGAGGCGCAGATCTCTTCGAGTCCATATCGGCTGAGAACATAGGTTCGATGATAATAGGGGCCGCTCTGTACTTGCTCACCGGGAACATCTACTTCATATTCTTCCCGCTCGTAGCCAGGGCGATGGGTATAGTGGGCACCCTAGTGGGCTCCCTCTTCATTAAGCCCAGGGGAGGGGAGATGCCCGTAGCAGCGATGAGGAGAGCCCTTATAGCCTCCGTGATAACTACAGCAGTGCTCTTCTACTTCATAACCTCTTGGTTCGGTAAGGGCCACGAGTACCTCTACTTAGCCTCCCTTTTAGGGATGGCCGCCGCCCTGATAATAGAGCTAGCGATAGAGTACTACACGGAAGCTCATAGGCCGGTGCTGGAGATAGTGAGGTCTACTGAGACGGGACCCGCCACCACGATACTCTCGGGCCTCTCCGTCGGGATGGAAGCTCCAGCTATACCCGTCATCTCCGTGTTGGCGGCTTTAGGGGCGTCCTACTACTTAGGTGGGGTTTACGGACAGTTGAACGGAATACCAGCTCACTTCGCGGGTATCTACGGCACTGTGGCTGCTACCATAGGGATGCTATCCCTCACGGGGATAATACTAGCGATGGACGGTTACGGACCGATAGCCGATAACGCTAGCGGGATAATAGAGATGGCAGGTATTGAGGAGGAGGTCGGTAGTGAGGTGAAGGACATCCTAGATGCTGCTGGAAACACGACGAAGTCCTTAGCTAAGGGGTTCGCGATGGGCAGCGCTGCTATGGCCTCCCTCCTCCTCTTCCAAGCTTACGTTGACGTGGTCAGGATAGAGGACTTCAACCTGATGCAGCCAGTAACCCTAGTCGGGCTCTTGGCTGGGGCCATCCTACCCTTCTTCTTCTCAAGCAGGGCGATAAGAGCCGTTGGGAACACCGCTTGGGAGATGATAAGGGAAGTGAGGAGGCAGTTCAGGGAGATCCCAGGAATACTTGAGGGTAAGAACGAACCTGATTACGCTAGATGCGTTGACATAAGCACAAGAGCAGCTCAGAAGGAGATGATAGTTCCTAGTTTAGTCTCCTTAGTGGCTCCTATAGTCGTGGGAATCCTACTGGGTCCCGTCTCACTAGGGGGTTTCCAGATAGGGGTCACAGCGGCTGGCGTGATGCTGGCGTTCCTCATGAACACGGGAGGGGCCGCTTGGGATAACGCGAAGAAGTACATAGAGAGGAGTGGGAGGAAGGGGACTGAGGAACACAAGGCCTCAGTGATAGGAGATACCGTCGGAGATCCTCTCAAGGACACTGCTGGACCGAGCTTACATGTGCTCCTGAAGCTCGTGAACAACGTATCCATCGTGATGGGATCAGCGATAGTCCTGTACTCCCTCTACCTCCTCGGATGA
- a CDS encoding MFS transporter: MQVDRSKVYRVIMLFGLVSFLGDIIYEGARGVIPSYLAYLGASAFLVGLVSGISEFIALTLRLIAGILTDVTRSYWKFYVLGYALIISIPLIGLSNMLPIVITLIVLERVAKAIRTPARDSLISFISRGVGAGKAFGIHEALDQFGAILGPLSMGVILLITTNDYSMAFLVTFIPYLALLASVAYAYRRYPLVTPVREVDSRDGVMVYDRRFWLYNVSVLLNTVALIHVSLIILASSRTFDPAVAAFLYTLIQGVDMFSALLAGAMFDRFGRIFLCLPFTLSMLPSTLALLGGGANLILASVFYGIVLGMQESIYRAAISAMVTEKQRGSAYGIFNTFYGVGSLISATVFGYFIEMGFVGLGILFTLIGQIAALITLILSVRSKI; encoded by the coding sequence ATGCAAGTAGACAGATCTAAGGTCTACAGGGTGATCATGCTCTTCGGATTGGTCAGCTTCTTAGGAGATATCATCTACGAAGGGGCTAGAGGTGTTATTCCATCCTACCTAGCGTATCTAGGCGCCTCAGCCTTCCTAGTGGGTCTAGTGTCCGGGATCTCCGAGTTCATCGCTCTAACGCTCAGGCTCATCGCTGGAATACTTACCGATGTGACCAGATCTTACTGGAAGTTCTACGTCCTAGGATACGCTCTGATAATCTCAATACCGCTGATAGGACTCTCTAACATGCTACCCATTGTGATCACGCTGATAGTGCTTGAGAGAGTAGCGAAGGCGATAAGGACGCCCGCTAGGGACTCCCTGATCTCCTTCATCTCGAGAGGAGTAGGCGCTGGGAAGGCTTTCGGCATCCATGAAGCATTAGATCAGTTCGGAGCCATACTTGGTCCCCTATCGATGGGGGTAATCCTCTTGATCACCACCAACGATTACTCAATGGCTTTCTTAGTCACTTTCATACCTTACTTAGCGCTCTTAGCCTCAGTAGCATACGCGTACAGGAGATATCCTCTCGTAACGCCCGTTAGAGAGGTTGATTCTAGGGACGGGGTCATGGTCTACGATCGAAGGTTCTGGCTATATAACGTCTCAGTCCTCCTGAACACAGTAGCCCTCATCCACGTTTCGCTGATAATACTGGCTTCCAGTAGGACTTTCGATCCGGCTGTCGCTGCTTTCCTCTACACACTGATACAGGGAGTGGATATGTTCTCAGCTCTCCTCGCTGGAGCCATGTTCGATAGGTTCGGAAGGATCTTCCTCTGCTTACCCTTCACCCTCTCCATGCTCCCCTCAACCTTAGCGCTTCTGGGTGGCGGAGCGAACTTAATCCTAGCGTCGGTATTCTACGGAATCGTTCTGGGAATGCAGGAATCGATATACAGGGCTGCGATCAGCGCGATGGTAACTGAGAAGCAGAGAGGGAGTGCTTACGGGATATTCAACACCTTCTACGGGGTGGGGAGTCTCATCAGCGCGACGGTATTCGGATACTTCATCGAGATGGGGTTCGTGGGACTGGGAATCCTATTCACCCTAATCGGGCAGATAGCAGCCCTAATAACCCTGATACTCTCAGTCAGATCGAAGATCTAG
- a CDS encoding DUF4443 domain-containing protein, protein MRSIDELRAAVGRLPGPLPNYNLLHAVLLLLILEKGPLGRKRISSLMELGEGSVRNLLSRLKEIGWVDCGKEGCFLTELGVENVRELRKCLVGPIEVELSEIVRGRVYATLVRCVNYSGVLELRDEAVRSGGRGAVILRKLTGVLTFPETGEPLSTYAPGDDEVLENTLRPSEGDLVVLGIADDPRVSKLSSLASSLLAIRGSHGRP, encoded by the coding sequence TTGAGGAGCATAGATGAGCTCAGAGCAGCTGTGGGGAGGTTGCCCGGACCCCTGCCTAACTATAACCTACTGCACGCTGTTCTTCTGCTTCTCATATTGGAGAAGGGTCCCTTAGGAAGGAAGAGGATATCTTCACTGATGGAACTAGGTGAGGGGAGCGTTAGGAACCTCCTGAGCAGGTTAAAGGAAATTGGCTGGGTGGATTGTGGTAAGGAAGGTTGTTTCCTAACTGAGCTAGGGGTTGAGAACGTTAGAGAGCTCAGGAAGTGTCTAGTAGGTCCCATTGAAGTCGAGCTGAGTGAGATCGTGAGAGGTAGAGTTTACGCTACTCTGGTTAGGTGCGTTAACTACTCCGGAGTGCTTGAGCTCAGGGACGAGGCCGTTAGGTCGGGTGGGAGGGGAGCCGTGATACTGAGGAAGCTCACGGGGGTCCTGACCTTTCCGGAGACGGGGGAGCCCCTTTCCACTTACGCTCCAGGAGACGATGAGGTGCTGGAGAATACCCTGAGGCCCAGTGAAGGGGATCTCGTAGTTCTCGGAATAGCAGATGACCCGAGGGTCTCGAAGCTCTCCTCCCTAGCGTCATCCCTCCTGGCTATCCGAGGGTCCCATGGGCGACCGTGA